A window of the Helianthus annuus cultivar XRQ/B chromosome 4, HanXRQr2.0-SUNRISE, whole genome shotgun sequence genome harbors these coding sequences:
- the LOC110937252 gene encoding probable O-methyltransferase 3, with the protein MDPNQNQGEANVVFEAQALVYRYVHNYATSMSLGCALELGIPDIVHNYEKPITIQELVSKLNLPIDKTRHLQQLMRLLIHFNFFSVTKLHDQDDEGYVLTAASKLLLNDTSKNSQNLLPFVSLALDPVIMTPWRFLGKWFKGNKSTVFETAHGIPFWEFANRNPVFNGRFNDAMASDSHMMSLVIKDCQEIFEGVESLVDVGGGTGLNTKILLEAFPHMTCTVFDLPHVVADMSETRNLKYVGGDMFSAIPSADAIFFKNVLHNWSDDDVLKILKRSREAIRFAGDKGKVIIIDMVLDEKQDRREITETKMVFDVLMMVLVTGKERTKVEWEKLFGEAGFSRYNVTPNFGLRSLMEVFP; encoded by the exons ATGGATCCCAACCAAAACCAAGGAGAAGCAAATGTGGTCTTTGAAGCTCAAGCTCTTGTATATAGATATGTCCACAACTATGCCACCTCTATGTCGCTTGGTTGTGCACTTGAACTCGGCATACCCGACATAGTTCATAATTATGAAAAGCCGATTACCATCCAAGAACTGGTTTCAAAGCTCAACCTCCCCATCGACAAAACCCGTCATTTGCAGCAGCTGATGCGGTTGCTAATCCACTTCAACTTCTTTTCAGTTACCAAACTTCATGATCAAGATGACGAAGGGTATGTTCTCACGGCTGCATCAAAGTTACTGCTCAACGACACTAGtaaaaactcacaaaacttattaccTTTTGTTAGTTTGGCTCTAGATCCTGTTATTATGACTCCTTGGCGATTCTTGGGGAAGTGGTTTAAGGGAAACAAATCAACCGTGTTTGAGACTGCTCATGGGATTCCTTTTTGGGAATTTGCTAATAGGAATCCGGTATTCAACGGGAGGTTCAATGATGCAATGGCAAGTGACTCTCATATGATGAGTTTGGTTATCAAAGATTGTCAAGAGATCTTTGAAGGTGTGGAGTCATTAGTTGATGTTGGAGGTGGAACTGGACTCAACACTAAGATTCTCCTTGAAGCTTTTCCACACATGACTTGCACTGTTTTTGACCTCCCACACGTTGTTGCTGACATGTCCGAAACTAGGAATCTTAAATATGTTGGAGGTGATATGTTTAGCGCCATCCCATCTGCTGATGCTATCTTTTTTAAG AACGTTTTGCATAACTGGAGCGATGACGATGTCTTGAAGATACTAAAACGGTCTAGGGAGGCTATTCgatttgcgggtgataaaggaaAAGTGATCATAATAGATATGGTGCTAGACGAAAAACAAGACCGACGTGAGATAACAGAAACCAAAATGGTTTTCGATGTTTTGATGATGGTTTTGGTTACGGGAAAAGAAAGGACCAAAGTTGAGTGGGAGAAATTGTTCGGAGAAGCTGGATTTAGTCGATATAACGTAACTCCCAACTTTGGCTTGAGGTCTCTCATGGAAGTTTTCCCTTAG